From the genome of Podospora pseudoanserina strain CBS 124.78 chromosome 7 map unlocalized CBS124.78p_7.2, whole genome shotgun sequence, one region includes:
- a CDS encoding uncharacterized protein (COG:T; EggNog:ENOG503NZ0S) → MPPDSDSDTTCTSTSTSCLPSTFSIPTLLALTPFLLTFLLVFSISLTKIFPHLASLQSRVSSSASSGISDGEDHFLPASAPLSLRQAHEEHASKSPRRKIAAYTFAGTLGLSAVLAELILAEVAEAIPTARTVGLRVTVPTLLVLLVGVIPFLEVQSVVGGFGVAVGEGWEGKRSRVAWGLQMGVLGVVGGGESGGGLSRACLERIGVIGILSMALLSGFASVSSPWHIFSDNRAYKRRPITDTDIARKQAGLDATSELLVTKKHRLRSLQRKAQMAEGVGGGQQQHHQGSNGIMGKVLGGIKAVTGGMGTSAEQAEIKALQMEISGLETMEANLAGSLAQLKARQKAHARDGTVVGRVLAVPQYVFAGYCVYRILATVLTTLKRNLSSYPSSLYSPSFSSSDPISRFLGLLAKHWDPKLDQLAWARQISFLLSGVILAASANSVLQTFRLFTKWMPGVLYQAQANLALLIGQIAATYVISAALLLRSSLPKEVGRSVGDALESALEPAFVDRWFEGWFLVASGLTAGGIWVGRRVSGGGGLGELGEEWDDFAGEEMGQKRS, encoded by the exons ATGCCCCccgactccgactccgacaccacctgcacctccacctccacctcctgcctcccctccaccttcagcatccccaccctcctcgccctaacccccttcctcctcaccttcctcctcgtcttctccatctccctaaCCAAAATCTTCCcccacctcgcctccctccagTCTCgcgtctcctcctcagcctcatcaGGCATCTCCGACGGGGAAGACCACTTCCTTCCTGCGTCTGCGCCCTTGTCGCTACGTCAAGCGCACGAGGAGCACGCGAGCAAGTCGCCCCGGCGGAAAATCGCCGCCTACACTTTTGCTGGGACACTAGGGTTGAGCGCGGTGCTGGCGGAACTGATACTAGCTGAGGTGGCAGAGGCGATACCAACGGCGAGGAcggtggggttgagggttACTGTTCCGACTTTGTTGgttttgctggtgggggtTATACCATTTCTGGAGGTGCAatctgttgttggggggtttggggttgcggttggggagggatgggaggggaaaaggagTAGGGTTGCTTGGGGGTTGCagatgggggttttgggggtggttg gagggggggagagtggtggtggactaTCGAGGGCGTGTTTGGAAAGGATAGGGGTTATTGGTATATTGAGCATGGCGCTGTTGTCGGGGTTTGCGAGCGTGAGCAGCCCGTGGCATATCTTTAGTGATAACCGGGCGTATAAACGGCGGCCGATTACGGATACGGATATTGCAAGGAAGCAAGCTGGTTTGGATGCGACGAGTGAGTTGCTCGTTACGAAGAAACATCGGTTGAGGAGTCTGCAGCGGAAGGCGcagatggcggagggggtgggaggggggcagcaacaacatcaccaggGATCAAATGGCATCATGGGGAAGGTCTTGGGCGGGATCAAGGCTGTGACTGGGGGAATGGGGACGAGTGCTGAACAAGCAGAGATTAAAGCCCTACAAATGGAAATCTCGGGTCTGGAGACTATGGAGGCGAATCTGGCGGGGAGTTTGGCGCAGCTGAAGGCACGGCAGAAGGCTCACGCGAGGGATGgaacggtggtggggagggtgttggcggTGCCGCAGTATGTTTTTGCGGGGTATTGTGTGTATCGCATTCTTGCTACGGTTCTTACCACGCTCAAACGGAACCTGAGTTCTTACCCGTCGTCGCTTTACTCGCCTTCTTTCTCGTCGTCGGACCCGATTTCCCGGTTTCTGGGCCTGCTGGCAAAACATTGGGACCCGAAACTGGATCAACTCGCCTGGGCGCGTCAGATCTCTTTTTTGTTGTCGGGTGTCATACTGGCGGCGAGCGCGAATTCAGTCCTGCAGACGTTTAGGTTGTTTACGAAGTGGATGCCGGGGGTGCTGTATCAAGCCCAAGCGAACTTGGCGCTGCTGATAGGGCAGATCGCGGCGACGTATGTGATTTCGGCGGcgttgttgctgaggagtAGTTTGCCGAAGGAGGTGGGCAGGTCGGTGGGGGATGCGTTGGAGAGCGCGCTGGAGCCGGCGTTTGTGGATCGGTGgtttgaggggtggtttttGGTTGCGAGCGGGTTGACGGCTGGGGGGATTTGGGTTGGGAGACgggtgagtggtggtggtgggctgggggagttgggggaggagtgggatgattttgcgggggaggagatggggcaGAAGAGGTCGTGA